In the genome of Nycticebus coucang isolate mNycCou1 chromosome 12, mNycCou1.pri, whole genome shotgun sequence, one region contains:
- the COPZ1 gene encoding coatomer subunit zeta-1 isoform X2 produces the protein MEALILEPSLYTVKAILILDNDGDRLFAKYYDDTYPSVKEQKTFEKNIFNKTHRTDSEIALLEGLTVVYKSSIDLYFYVIGSSYENELMLMAVLNCLFDSLSQMLRKNVEKRALLENMEGLFLAVDEIVDGGVILESDPQQVVHRVALRGEDVPLTEQTVSQVLQSAKEQIKWSLLR, from the exons GAACCCTCCCTGTATACTGTCAAAGCCATCCTGATTCTGGACAATGATGGAGATCGACTTTTTGCCAAG TACTATGATGACACCTACCCCAGCGTCAAGGAGCAAAAGACATTTGAGAAGAACATTTTCAATAAGACCCATCGGACCGACA GCGAAATTGCCCTCTTGGAAGGTCTGACAGTGGTATACAAAAGCAGTATCGATCTTTATTTCTATGTAATCGGCAGCTCCTATGAAAATGAG CTGATGCTTATGGCTGTTCTGAACTGCCTCTTCGACTCACTGAGCCAGATGTTGAG gaaaaatgtagaaaagcGAGCTCTGTTGGAGAACATGGAGGGTCTCTTCTTGGCTGTGGATGAAATCGTAGATGGAGG AGTGATCCTAGAGAGTGATCCCCAGCAAGTGGTACACCGGGTGGCACTAAGG GGTGAAGATGTGCCCCTCACGGAGCAGACAGTGTCCCAG GTGTTGCAGTCAGCCAAAGAACAGATCAAGTGGTCACTTCTTCGGTGA
- the COPZ1 gene encoding coatomer subunit zeta-1 isoform X1: MEALILEPSLYTVKAILILDNDGDRLFAKYYDDTYPSVKEQKTFEKNIFNKTHRTDSEIALLEGLTVVYKSSIDLYFYVIGSSYENELMLMAVLNCLFDSLSQMLRKNVEKRALLENMEGLFLAVDEIVDGGVILESDPQQVVHRVALRGEDVPLTEQTVSQVYLFSLHPPSGFEFFWNFPN; encoded by the exons GAACCCTCCCTGTATACTGTCAAAGCCATCCTGATTCTGGACAATGATGGAGATCGACTTTTTGCCAAG TACTATGATGACACCTACCCCAGCGTCAAGGAGCAAAAGACATTTGAGAAGAACATTTTCAATAAGACCCATCGGACCGACA GCGAAATTGCCCTCTTGGAAGGTCTGACAGTGGTATACAAAAGCAGTATCGATCTTTATTTCTATGTAATCGGCAGCTCCTATGAAAATGAG CTGATGCTTATGGCTGTTCTGAACTGCCTCTTCGACTCACTGAGCCAGATGTTGAG gaaaaatgtagaaaagcGAGCTCTGTTGGAGAACATGGAGGGTCTCTTCTTGGCTGTGGATGAAATCGTAGATGGAGG AGTGATCCTAGAGAGTGATCCCCAGCAAGTGGTACACCGGGTGGCACTAAGG GGTGAAGATGTGCCCCTCACGGAGCAGACAGTGTCCCAG gTATACCTCTTCTCTCTTCATCCCCCCAGtggatttgaatttttttggaaTTTCCCAAACTGA